Proteins co-encoded in one Populus trichocarpa isolate Nisqually-1 chromosome 10, P.trichocarpa_v4.1, whole genome shotgun sequence genomic window:
- the LOC7498061 gene encoding uncharacterized protein LOC7498061 isoform X2 has product MAYASTCVTWVAILFLLQPLIARSGFLSPLLSPVFDDVCKKVECGKGTCKPSDNSTWFFECECDPGWKQTSSDHDDHLKFLPCIVPDCTLNSSCMAAPSPVQEKARKDNESIFDSCSWTDCGGGSCNKTSTFTYSCACAEGYNNLLNASAFPCYKDCAIGMDCRNLGISVSNKSASVDNSRNQG; this is encoded by the exons ATGGCTTATGCCAGTACCTGTGTTACCTGGGTTGCAATCCTTTTTCTTCTGCAACCTTTGATTGCTAGAAGTGGCTTTTTATCTCCACTTCTGTCTCCTGTCTTTG ATGATGTGTGCAAAAAAGTGGAATGTGGGAAAGGAACCTGCAAGCCCTCTGATAATAGTACCTGGTTTTTTGAATGTGAATGTGATCCTGGGTGGAAGCAGACTAGCTCTGACCATGACGATCATCTCAAGTTTCTTCCTTGCATAGTTCCTGACT GTACCTTGAACTCGTCATGCATGGCAGCACCCTCACCTGTCcaagagaaagcaagaaaggaTAATGAGTCGATTTTCGATT CGTGCTCTTGGACTGATTGTGGAGGTGGCTCCTGCAACAAGACATCTACATTCACTTACAGTTGCGCATGTGCAGAGGGTTATAATAACCTTCTTAATGCCTCTGCCTTTCCTTGTTACAAAGATT GTGCAATTGGAATGGATTGCCGAAACCTTGGTATTTCAGTGTCGAACAAATCAGCTTCGGTTGACAATAGTAGGAATCAAG GATGA
- the LOC7498061 gene encoding uncharacterized protein LOC7498061 isoform X1 produces MAYASTCVTWVAILFLLQPLIARSGFLSPLLSPVFDDVCKKVECGKGTCKPSDNSTWFFECECDPGWKQTSSDHDDHLKFLPCIVPDCTLNSSCMAAPSPVQEKARKDNESIFDSCSWTDCGGGSCNKTSTFTYSCACAEGYNNLLNASAFPCYKDCAIGMDCRNLGISVSNKSASVDNSRNQASSILQEKFHWLMTLIMLLSMIDWM; encoded by the exons ATGGCTTATGCCAGTACCTGTGTTACCTGGGTTGCAATCCTTTTTCTTCTGCAACCTTTGATTGCTAGAAGTGGCTTTTTATCTCCACTTCTGTCTCCTGTCTTTG ATGATGTGTGCAAAAAAGTGGAATGTGGGAAAGGAACCTGCAAGCCCTCTGATAATAGTACCTGGTTTTTTGAATGTGAATGTGATCCTGGGTGGAAGCAGACTAGCTCTGACCATGACGATCATCTCAAGTTTCTTCCTTGCATAGTTCCTGACT GTACCTTGAACTCGTCATGCATGGCAGCACCCTCACCTGTCcaagagaaagcaagaaaggaTAATGAGTCGATTTTCGATT CGTGCTCTTGGACTGATTGTGGAGGTGGCTCCTGCAACAAGACATCTACATTCACTTACAGTTGCGCATGTGCAGAGGGTTATAATAACCTTCTTAATGCCTCTGCCTTTCCTTGTTACAAAGATT GTGCAATTGGAATGGATTGCCGAAACCTTGGTATTTCAGTGTCGAACAAATCAGCTTCGGTTGACAATAGTAGGAATCAAG CTTCTTCGATTCTGCAAGAAAAGTTCCATTGGCTGATGACATTGATTATGTTGCTGTCTATGATTGACTGGATGTAG
- the LOC7498062 gene encoding protein IQ-DOMAIN 19, protein MGKPGKWLRSFLTGKKDKEKEKGTSNQNSTPSIENPVTPISIPPTTAKEKRRWSFRRSSATAAAPKDSNYTEPTATTQPAAVQDTFDSENEQKMHAMAIANKEAKAIKIQSVFRSYLARKALRALKGLVKLQALVRGHLVRKQATATLRCMQALVNVQTRARAQRIWMNEDVNPSQRQSIHRKSTQENRIRHTNYENERVMDENIKIVEMDVGESKGSIKSRNSYSHHPQTDRAEHRFSTHSAPNHAYPKQENYQVSPAPSALTDMSPRASSGHFEDYSFSTAQSSPQYYSTVSKPDPSTIPFAFPRPEYAESLTYDYSLFPNYMANTESSRAKVRSHSAPKQRPDSFERQPSRRKVSIEGRNVPRAVRMQRSSSHVGATAQNYQYPWSIKLDRSSVSLKESECESNSTMLTNTNYCRSLVGFEVHRNRY, encoded by the exons ATGGGGAAGCCAGGCAAATGGCTTAGAAGTTTCTTGACAGGGAAGAAAGACAAGGAGAAGGAAAAGGGTACAAGTAATCAGAATTCCACACCTAGTATTGAGAATCCGGTGACTCCAATTTCGATCCCACCAACTACTgcgaaagaaaaaagaagatggaGTTTTCGCAGATCATCGGCCACAGCAGCTGCTCCCAAGGACTCGAATTATACAGAACCAACTGCCACCACACAACCAGCTGCAGTGCAGGACACGTTCGATTCAGAGAATGAACAGAAAATGCACGCCATGGCTATCGCAAACAAAGAGGCTAAAGCCATAAAAATTCAATCAGTCTTTCGATCTTATCTG GCAAGAAAAGCATTGCGTGCATTAAAAGGCTTAGTGAAGTTGCAGGCACTTGTAAGGGGTCACCTGGTGAGGAAACAGGCAACTGCCACTCTCCGGTGCATGCAGGCATTGGTGAATGTACAGACTAGAGCTCGGGCTCAGAGGATCTGGATGAATGAAGACGTAAATCCCAGCCAGAGGCAATCAATCCACAGAAAATCGACTCAGGAGAACAGGATTAGGCACACAAATTAT GAGAATGAAAGAGTCATGGATGAGAACATCAAGATTGTGGAGATGGACGTTGGAGAATCAAAGGGAAGTATAAAGAGCAGAAATAGCTACTCACACCATCCACAAACAGATCGAGCAGAGCACAGATTCTCCACACATTCTGCCCCAAATCATGCATACCCGAAGCAAGAGAACTACCAGGTCTCTCCAGCTCCATCAGCTCTAACAGATATGAGCCCCAGAGCCTCCAGTGGGCATTTTGAGGACTATTCCTTCAGCACAGCACAAAGCAGTCCCCAGTACTACTCTACAGTGTCAAAACCTGATCCATCAACAATTCCATTTGCCTTTCCAAGGCCAGAGTATGCAGAATCCCTGACCTATGACTACTCATTATTTCCAAATTACATGGCAAACACGGAATCATCCAGGGCCAAAGTTCGGTCACATAGTGCACCGAAACAAAGGCCAGACTCATTTGAGAGGCAACCAAGCCGGAGGAAGGTATCGATAGAGGGAAGGAATGTCCCAAGGGCAGTGCGGATGCAGCGGTCATCTTCTCATGTTGGAGCCACTGCTCAAAACTATCAATATCCATGGTCAATTAAGCTTGACAGATCATCCGTTTCACTTAAAGAGAGTGAGTGCGAATCCAACAGTACGATGCTCACGAACACCAATTACTGCAGATCTCTTGTTGGATTTGAA GTTCATCGAAATAGGTACTAA
- the LOC7474175 gene encoding sulfate transporter 3.1 — MGNDYYYECPHPVAIPPAKPFIESIKSGIKETLFPDDPFRQFKNQPASRKFILGLQYFVPVLEWAPRYTFEFFKADLIAGITIASLAVPQGISYASLANLPPILGLYSSFVPPLVYAMLGSSKDLAVGTVAVASLLISSMLGKEVNPNENPKLYVQLALTATFFAGVFQAALGFLRLGFIVDFLSHATIVGFMGGAATVVCLQQLKGILGLVRFTHGTDLVSVMRSVFSQAHQWRWESGVLGCCFLFFLILTRYVSKRKPGFFWISAMAPLTSVIVGSVLAYLTHAEQNGVQVIGHLKKGLNPPSVSELAFGSPYLMTAIKTGIITGVIALAEGVAVGRSFAMFKNYHIDGNKEMIAFGMMNIAGSCTSCYLTTGPFSRTAVNFNAGCKTAVSNIVMATAVMITLLFLTPLFHYTPLVVLSSIIIAAMLGLIDYEAAISLWKVDKCDFIVCMSAYFGVVFGSVEIGLVIAVVISLLRMLMSVARPRTFLLGNIPNSMIYRSIDQYPIANNVPGVLILQIDAPVYFANANYLRERISRWIYEEEEKLKSTGGSSLQYVILDLSAVGSIDTSGISMLEEVKKNIDRRDLKLVLANPRSEVIKKLEKSKFMESIGQEWIYLTVGEAVAACNFMLHRSKSSNNPATEKVELDAHDNV, encoded by the exons ATGGGTAATGATTACTACTATGAATGCCCACATCCCGTGGCAATTCCTCCAGCAAAACCATTCATTGAGTCAATAAAATCGGGTATCAAGGAGACTCTTTTCCCTGATGACCCTTTTAGGCAATTCAAGAATCAGCCAGCATCTAGGAAATTCATTTTGGGATTGCAGTACTTTGTACCTGTCCTGGAATGGGCTCCTCGTTACACCTTCGAGTTCTTCAAAGCTGATCTAATAGCTGGAATTACTATTGCCAGTCTAGCAGTTCCTCAAGGGATAAGTTATGCAAGTCTTGCTAACTTACCTCCAATCCTTGGACTAT ATTCAAGCTTTGTGCCACCTTTGGTGTATGCCATGTTGGGGAGTTCAAAAGATTTGGCCGTGGGTACAGTAGCTGTGGCATCACTTCTCATATCTTCCATGTTAGGGAAGGAGGTTAACCCTAATGAGAACCCTAAGCTCTATGTTCAGTTAGCTTTAACCGCTACCTTTTTTGCTGGAGTTTTCCAAGCTGCTCTTGGCTTTTTAAG GCTTGGGTTTATTGTGGACTTTTTGTCCCATGCAACAATAGTGGGTTTCATGGGAGGGGCTGCCACGGTTGTTTGCCTTCAGCAACTTAAAGGGATCCTTGGGTTAGTTCGTTTCACTCATGGGACTGATCTTGTATCGGTTATGCGTTCAGTCTTTAGCCAAGCACACCAG TGGAGATGGGAAAGTGGCGTCTTGGGttgttgttttctcttcttcctcatTCTCACAAGATACGTT AGCAAGAGAAAGCCAGGCTTCTTTTGGATAAGTGCGATGGCACCCCTGACATCTGTTATCGTCGGGAGTGTTCTTGCTTATTTGACCCACGCTGAGCAAAACGGAGTTCAAGTG ATCGGGCACCTGAAGAAGGGATTGAATCCGCCATCTGTGTCTGAGTTGGCTTTTGGATCTCCATATCTGATGACAGCTATTAAAACTGGAATCATAACTGGTGTCATAGCTCTTGCT GAAGGAGTAGCTGTTGGGAGGAGCTTTGCCATGTTCAAGAATTATCATATTGACGGAAACAAAGAGATGATTGCTTTTGGGATGATGAATATTGCAGGCTCTTGCACCTCCTGTTATCTCACCACAG GACCATTTTCGCGAACTGCGGTGAATTTCAATGCAGGGTGCAAAACTGCAGTCTCTAACATAGTCATGGCAACAGCTGTGATGATCACGTTGCTATTTCTAACACCTTTGTTCCATTATACCCCCCTAGTGGTTCTCTCCTCCATTATCATTGCTGCAATGCTCGGCCTAATTGATTATGAAGCTGCAATTAGCCTCTGGAAAGTTGATAAGTGTGACTTCATTGTTTGCATGAGTGCATATTTTGGTGTTGTCTTTGGCAGTGTGGAAATTGGCTTGGTCATTGCT GTCGTAATTTCTTTGCTAAGGATGCTCATGTCTGTAGCAAGGCCAAGGACTTTTCTTTTAGGCAACATTCCCAACTCCATGATTTACAGAAGCATAGACCAATACCCAATTGCAAACAATGTTCCAGGAGTTCTCATTCTCCAGATTGATGCACCAGTCTACTTTGCCAACGCAAACTACTTGAGAGAAAG GATATCAAGATGGATATATGAGGAGGAAGAAAAGCTAAAATCCACAGGAGGATCAAGCTTACAGTATGTGATACTAGATCTGAGTG CTGTCGGCAGCATAGATACAAGTGGGATCAGTATGCTTgaagaagtaaagaaaaacattgaTAGAAGAGATCTCAAG CTCGTACTGGCGAACCCAAGAAGTGAGGTGATTAAGAAGCTAGAGAAGTCAAAGTTCATGGAAAGCATTGGTCAGGAATGGATCTATCTTACAGTAGGCGAGGCTGTGGCAGCATGCAATTTTATGCTACATAGAAGCAAATCATCAAATAATCCTGCCACAGAAAAAGTTGAGCTTGACGCACACGATAATGTCTGA